A DNA window from Kitasatospora atroaurantiaca contains the following coding sequences:
- a CDS encoding right-handed parallel beta-helix repeat-containing protein has protein sequence MALAAGFAFLPGQAHAADPAPNAVPNAVPNAVPAPAQSGWELPGAKTFTSPASNSYRVQGQAAVAARSAAVPSTGRTVYVLTRSTCTTDTGTGTQAAPFCSLQRGVDAAVPGDTVRVDGKDEGVSPPSDMEAVVVHTSGLTLTGGTNTPQIISFNNAAGKPALTLDGVSDVTISHLTFGGGNAPGLLVKGSSRITLDSDRLDGSGGNALTIDGTSNAITVTRSHASMFYPVAGSATISVAAGAKDITLAGNLVKGATTDNSQTTYQATGGIAATGVQGLNVTGNTVQRGCLPGIAVDGTSTAVSIQNNLLVETAAVAGCDSGQPAVTVSAESALGTTTDYNDFYAESATGAGPYRWAGTAYPTVAAFQAAQTQGAHDTVETVAPQQVNSGSDWGVAYALQTGSAAIGTANQSAPGALTTDYFGHGPMADRGAVKFQSNNPGFAMALTAKNTSAFGVSLALDVTTLPVAQDIYLQWGDGTVDVLNFYGDKPVKTTAGHIYKKLGDYTITVTDYEKTGNTIRNTVKVSTLGSQYTAYGPKRLLDSRDGTGLAAVGRVPAYGTVKLKVGGAGGIPANATAAVLNLTVTGPAADGYITAYPDGGPRPTTSNVNYRAKQTVPNLVMVPIGDNGYVDLYNGSRDTTDLVADITGYFTPTAAAGFAPVGPSRLVDTRNGTGAPRGQVPGRGSIPAQIAGAAPGLPGGSISAVALNVTVTNPRGDGYLTVYPSGQTMPTASNLNFTVGQTIANSVVVPVGADGKIRLFNGAWAGADVVIDVVGYYSAYETGAFMPVDPKRLLDTRDPATWGGGPLKGRYYAYLPMTTRTDIPAFVFNATVTNTGADGYLSAASDPNTVADYKSGYPYPVYAPNTSSLNWRRGTTVPNLVQVTPGRGVIDFFNQSDGDIDLIVDIFGYYQND, from the coding sequence TACCGAACGCCGTGCCGGCTCCCGCCCAGAGCGGGTGGGAACTGCCCGGCGCCAAGACGTTCACCAGCCCGGCGAGCAACTCGTACCGGGTGCAGGGCCAGGCCGCGGTTGCCGCCCGGTCCGCCGCCGTGCCGTCCACCGGCCGGACCGTCTACGTCCTCACCCGCTCCACCTGCACCACGGACACCGGGACGGGCACCCAGGCGGCGCCGTTCTGCAGCCTGCAGCGCGGCGTGGACGCGGCCGTCCCCGGCGACACCGTCCGGGTCGACGGGAAGGACGAGGGGGTCAGCCCGCCCAGCGACATGGAGGCCGTGGTCGTCCACACCTCCGGCCTGACCCTCACCGGCGGGACCAACACCCCGCAGATCATTTCGTTCAACAACGCGGCCGGAAAGCCCGCCCTGACCCTGGACGGGGTCAGCGATGTGACGATCAGTCACCTCACCTTCGGCGGGGGCAACGCACCGGGCCTGCTCGTCAAGGGCTCCAGCCGGATCACCCTCGACTCCGACCGCCTCGACGGGTCCGGCGGCAACGCCCTGACCATCGACGGCACGTCCAACGCGATCACCGTGACCAGGTCGCACGCCTCGATGTTCTACCCGGTCGCCGGCAGCGCGACGATCTCGGTGGCCGCCGGGGCGAAGGACATCACCCTGGCCGGCAACCTGGTCAAGGGCGCCACCACGGACAACTCCCAGACGACGTACCAGGCGACCGGCGGCATCGCCGCCACCGGAGTGCAGGGCCTGAACGTCACCGGCAACACCGTTCAGCGCGGCTGCCTCCCCGGCATCGCCGTGGACGGCACCTCGACCGCCGTGTCGATCCAGAACAACCTGCTGGTCGAGACGGCCGCCGTGGCCGGCTGCGACTCCGGCCAGCCCGCTGTGACGGTCTCGGCCGAGTCCGCCCTCGGGACCACCACCGACTACAACGACTTCTACGCCGAGTCCGCCACCGGCGCCGGGCCCTACCGCTGGGCCGGCACCGCGTACCCGACCGTTGCCGCCTTCCAGGCCGCGCAGACCCAGGGCGCGCACGACACCGTCGAGACGGTCGCGCCGCAGCAGGTCAACAGCGGTTCGGACTGGGGCGTCGCCTATGCCCTGCAGACCGGCTCCGCCGCGATCGGCACCGCCAACCAGTCCGCGCCCGGCGCCCTGACCACCGACTACTTCGGACACGGCCCGATGGCCGACCGGGGCGCGGTCAAGTTCCAGAGCAACAACCCCGGCTTCGCGATGGCGCTGACCGCGAAGAACACCAGCGCGTTCGGCGTCTCACTGGCCCTGGACGTGACCACCCTGCCGGTCGCCCAGGACATCTACCTCCAGTGGGGCGACGGCACCGTCGACGTCCTCAACTTCTACGGCGACAAGCCGGTGAAGACGACGGCGGGCCACATCTACAAGAAGCTCGGCGACTACACGATCACCGTCACCGACTACGAGAAGACCGGCAACACCATCCGCAACACGGTGAAGGTCTCCACCCTCGGCTCGCAGTACACCGCGTACGGCCCGAAGCGGCTGCTGGACAGCCGGGACGGCACGGGTCTCGCGGCCGTCGGCAGGGTCCCGGCGTACGGGACGGTCAAGCTCAAGGTCGGCGGTGCGGGCGGCATCCCGGCGAACGCGACCGCCGCGGTGCTGAACCTGACCGTGACCGGCCCGGCCGCCGACGGCTACATCACGGCTTACCCGGACGGTGGCCCGCGGCCGACCACCTCGAACGTCAACTACCGGGCCAAGCAGACCGTGCCGAACCTGGTGATGGTGCCGATCGGCGACAACGGCTACGTCGACCTGTACAACGGCAGCCGGGACACCACCGACCTGGTCGCCGACATCACCGGCTACTTCACCCCGACGGCCGCGGCCGGCTTCGCCCCCGTCGGCCCGAGCCGGCTGGTCGACACCCGGAACGGCACCGGTGCCCCGCGTGGCCAGGTTCCCGGGCGCGGCTCCATCCCGGCACAGATCGCCGGCGCCGCCCCCGGCCTGCCGGGCGGCAGCATCTCCGCGGTCGCGCTGAACGTCACCGTCACCAACCCGCGCGGGGACGGCTACCTGACCGTCTACCCGAGCGGGCAGACCATGCCCACCGCGTCCAACTTGAACTTCACCGTCGGGCAGACCATCGCCAACTCGGTCGTCGTCCCGGTGGGCGCGGACGGCAAGATCCGGCTGTTCAACGGCGCCTGGGCCGGAGCCGACGTGGTCATCGACGTGGTCGGCTACTACAGCGCCTACGAGACGGGCGCGTTCATGCCGGTCGACCCGAAGCGGCTGCTCGACACCCGCGACCCGGCGACCTGGGGCGGCGGCCCGCTGAAGGGCCGTTACTACGCCTACCTGCCGATGACCACGCGCACCGACATCCCGGCGTTCGTCTTCAACGCCACTGTCACCAACACAGGCGCCGATGGCTACTTGTCCGCGGCCTCCGACCCGAACACCGTCGCCGACTACAAGAGCGGGTACCCGTATCCGGTGTACGCGCCGAACACCTCGTCGCTGAACTGGCGGCGCGGCACCACCGTGCCGAACCTGGTGCAGGTCACGCCGGGCCGGGGCGTCATCGACTTCTTCAACCAGAGCGACGGCGACATCGACCTGATCGTCGACATCTTCGGCTACTACCAGAACGACTGA